The DNA window TCGGGAGCGGCGGGGAAACCTGGAAGTCGGCCGGGGTGACCGGGCCACCTCCGGACGAGAAGTCGATCAGCGGGACGTCGCCGGACTTGATCGATGCCGGGTGGATGCGGAGCGGCACCGGGGTATCGACGCTGAAGGTCCCGCCGGTAATGACGACCGGATCATCGAGCGAGGTCCCGAAGTCGATCTGTGATCCGGACAGGCTGGTGATCAGGTTGCCTTCGGTGATGCGCAAAGCGCCGGTGCCGGGGACGAGCGTGGTGCCCGTGCCGACGGATCCGTCCTGAACGAGACGGATGCGCGCCTTGCCCTCGAACTGGTCGACGAGCACGTCGCCGATGAAGCCGCTCGGCACTCCGCCGAGCTGGAGACGGCTCAGCGAGACCGCGGCACCGACGAAAGGCACTCCGGCATACGGGCCGGCGGGCAGGTTGAGGAACTCGGTTCCGCCACCGAGTTCGAAGGCGCCGATGACCGGTGTCGGGCGGGTGTTGAACTCGATGCGGTTGGCGAATCCGGCGAGGCCGACTTCGGGAGCGTTGAAGGCGAAGCCACCAAGCGAGAGACCACCCGCGACGCCCGAGCTGTTGGCAAGCAAAGTGCCGGAGCAACCGAAGGCATCCAGCAATGCGGGACCCATCGAGAAGCCGACGTCAACCGCTTGCAGGCCGACCGTGTCCGGTGCGACTTTCTCGATCAGGAAGCTGCCGACCAGGTCGAGGCCCGCGATCTGCAACGCGATGCTTTCGCCGACGAGGCGGAGGAAGTTTCCGCCGGGAACGGAGACCGAGAAGATCGAGCCGTTGACCTCCACGGCTTGGTCGACGGGGGTGTTCGTCGTATTGATCTGAAGTGCGAATGGCGCAGCCGAAACGAGACCCGGGATGGCGAGCGCGGGAATGCCATCGAGCGCGCCGGCGACGCCGGTGCTGAAGAACAGAAGCGGGCCGCTGAGGTCGTTGAGCGCGGTGAGTCCGCCGCCTTGGACGTAGAGTCCCCCGGTGACGAGCGCCACGATGGTGCCGTCACTCTTGCGTTCGAAGACGAAGTTGCCGGTCAGCGTTTGGCCTTGGATGGAGAAGGCGGCACCGGCGCCGGTCAGTTGGAGAAACGGGCCGGGCGGGAGGTCGAGCGAAACGATCCCGGCGCCGATGCTCAGGGTTTCGTTGACCGCCGAGCTTCCGGTGTTGGCGGCGGCGGTGAAGATTCCGGACGCGCTGGTTCCGGGAACCGAGGTCGCGATGTTGCCGGAGAACTCGATCGCGGTGCCCGCGGCGCTCATGACGACGACGCCGGTCGGGCCGGACACGGTGACGAGTTCGATTGAGCCGTCGTCGAGGGCGAGAGCTGGATTGGAGACCACACCGGCGACATCGCCACCGCCGGTTTTCTCGAACTGGAAATCCCCGATGAGAGTCGATCCGAGAATCTCCAGCTGGGCACCGGTGGCGGTCATCTCGAGGGTGTTGCTTGCGCCGAATTCGAGAATCCCGGTGATGCCGGCGACCGTCACCGTCTCGCTGATGACCTGTCCGGTCAGGTTGATCCGGAGGTCGAGTGTTCCGCTGAGCGAGGCATCCGGATCCGCAGTGGTGGCGAGGCCGTTGAAAGTCGCCGCTGGTCCGGTGGAATTCAGCAGCAGCACACCGTTGCCAGCGGTGAGACTGAGAAGGTCATTGCCCGGGCTGCCGAAGACACTCGTGACCGAAGTCGCGCTGCCGACGACCGAGCCCGAGTCTTGTTCGAAAGTGAAATCACCGACGACCTCCTGGCCACCGAGCGTCACGCCCACGCCCGCGGCGCCGATCCGCGCGTAGTTGCCCGCCGCGAGGTCGAGAGTGAAAAGGGACCCGCCGATGTCGAAGGTGCGGTTCACCGCGAGCGAGGTGCTGTTGATCGACAGCTCGAAGCTGTCCGAGACGCTCGCATCGGGGACGTTCAGCGAGAGCAGGCCGCCGAGTTGGCCGGCGGCACCGGAGGGCGTCAGCAAGAGTGCGCCGCTCCCGTCGAACAGGGTCATCAGGTCGGTCGGACCGTCGGTGAAGGAGGTGATGACATTGATGGCCAGGACCGACACGTCACCGCTCGGATCCTGCTGGAACAGAAAGTCGCCGCTGAGCGTTTGGCCGAGGATTTCGAGCAGGCTGCCAAGTCCGACGATTCGGATGAAGTTGCCGGCCTCGACCATCACGTTGGCCAAGCCACCGCCGGTATCGAAGGTCTCGTCGACGGGCGTGTCGGTGGTGTTGATTTCGAAATGGTAGGCGCCGGCATTGGCGGCTCCGGTGACGGCCACATTGCCGCTGAGCGATCCGGCGAGTCCGTCGGAGAAGGCGAGGACGTATCCGGTCGCGTCGGCCATCGAGACCAGATCGGTCATGCCGTTACCGAAGCCGGTGATGCCGTTGAACACACCGAGGCTCAGCGCTGTTTCCGGTCCGCTGCTGCGAACGACGGAAAGCTTCCTCACGTCGAGGTCGCCGACGATCGTCTGGCCGTTGATGTCGATGCCGAATCCGGCGCCGGTGATGCTGTAGAATGGATCGCCGGGACCGCCCGAAGTTTCGGCGCCGGAGAAAGCGACGTTTACCAGGTTCGAGGTGCCGGGCACGGTGATCGTTTCATCGATCGCGAAGCCAAGCATGTTCACCCGGGCGGTGATCGATCCCGCCACGGTCAGGCCCGGGATGCCGGCCGAACTCGCGCCGCCGCTGGCAACAACGGCGTAGTCGGTGCCGGATTTGACAATGCCCACGGTGGCATTGGTGAGGAAGATCCCGCGCGCGGCCGGATCGATCCCGCCGCCGGGCAGAAATCCGGAGCCGTCGCCGATGAAGACCTGCACGTTTTCGGCGGCCCCGACCTCGAAGGGTCCCTGAACGGACAGCGGGATGGTGCCTTCGATGGTGAGGACGCCATCGACGTCGAGATCGGCATGGGCGAGCGGAGCGACGGCGACCAGGGTCGAGAAGGCGAGGCCGAAAACGCGTGAGAAGGGGGAAGGGCTCATGGGGAGGAATCAGGGGGCGGTTAGCAGAGATGGGCCGCCGGGCCGCATCGCGCCATCAGAAAAGCAAGTGGCGGGCCGGTCTTTGCGCAGGATCCGCCGGGAAGGAAATGGTCAGGCGGCTGCCCGGCGCGAATGCGATTCCGCGCTCGTCAGGTGGCTCGGCGGTCGACTCTGGCCTTTGTGACGCATCAGAGAGACAAGGTAGGGACAAGCGCCCTGCTTGTCCGCGGCTGGAGAGCCCGTGGGAATTTCCGACACGAGAGATGATCGCGAGGCCGGTGGGTGACGCGACGGTCGACCGGGGGCGGTCGACCCTACCCTGCGGGAGCCCGACCGCCTACGGTTCGAGATGCCCATCCCGCTGTAGCGCTTCCATGATTTTCAGCGCGGCGTAGGCGTCGTTGGCGGCGTAGAGGAGCTGGTTGGGACGGAGCTCGGGCGCGGCCCAGTTGCTGGTGGTGATCGACTTCGACTTCTTGAAGCCAAGCTTGAGCAGCGCGCCCATCGCGCCGCGGACGCCGATCTGTCGGGTGTAGCCCAACTTGCGGAAGACCTGGTCGAGATCGAGCACGGGGCTCAGCGCGATGCCGAGCCGGTCGCGGATCTGCCCGTGGTCGTTCTTCAGCCCGAAGCCGACCTTGAGCACTTTCCCTGAAGCGATCAGCACGGCGGCGGCCTTCTCACACTCCTTGCGGTGGAGTTGGAAAATGAAGGCGCGGTCCGCCAGGGCGAATTGCACGACGTGCGGGCCATCGCTTTTCTGCCCGGCCTTGAAAGTGGGCTTTGCCTCGGTGTCAAACCCACCGAGTCCCGCGGCGATGACCTGTTCAACGGCATCCATGCACTCGGTCCGGGTGGCGGGCACGTGGATCTGCTCATGGCCCAGACCCTCAAAGGCGGGAAGAAGGGCGGTCTCCGCCTTGGTCGGTGCGCTCCGTCGTGGCGCGTCGTTCCCTTTCGGTGACGAGGGGGCGGAACGGCGGCGTGGGGTTCGGCGGGGGCGGGGGGTGGCTTCGCTCATTTCGCTTCGGCTGCCATCCATACTGCCTCATCCGTTCGCATCTGCAAATCCCCGATGTGGGTTAGGGAGAGCCCCCCTTCGCGAAGGCTACGGAAAGCGAGCCATCGAATGCTCGTGGAGGAATCGTGACGGCCTCCCGCTATTCGAAAGTGAGGAAGGGCGTGATTCGCTCAAGGGTCTTGGTGCCGATGCCGTTGACGCGTTGGAGGTCCTCGGCGGTTTGGTATTTGCCGTCCTCGCGACCCTCGATGATCCGGTTGGCCGTGACTTCGCCGATGCCGGGAAGCTTCATCAGTTCGTCGCGGGCGGCGGTGTTCGGGTTGATGGACCCCTGTTCCGCTTGGGCGCCATCGATCGCAATCTTGAGTTCGGCTTCCTCGGCACGTTCGATCCGCCGTTCTTCAGGGAGGCGGTCCCAGTCGGTGAGTTTCCAGATGCCGGCGCGACGGTTGGCGGCTTGGAATTCGAGGTCGGCCAGTTCCTCTTTCCAATCATCGCGGCTCAGTCCGTCGGGAGTTTCGCGATAGACGCCATACGCCCGGGCGAGTCCTTCCGTCACGAGCTGGGCGGCGAGGTCTTTGCCTTCGGCGGTGGTGATGAAGCCGTAGATCCGGGCGTGTTTGCCGTCGCCCCGGGCGTCGGCGCGAGCGGTGTGGAGCGTGAACGGTTTCGCGAGCAGCTCCCGGGTGCGGACGGTGGCCTTCTTGCCCCACGCCTTCGCCGCATCGATCGAAGCCTGCGGAGTGCCGCCGTGGTCGGAGATTCCGAAATACCGGCGCTGGGCGCGCAGGCGCCGGGCATCCGAGTCGTCGGAGGCGCGGGTCTCGATGCAGTCGACCCCATAGAGGCGCACGGTCAGTTCCTCTTTGCCTTCCGGAATCCGGACGAGGAAGCTGTCGCCATCCGCCCAGTCGGTCGGGACCAGCGAACAGCCCTCGATGCGTTCAAGCGGCTCGGCGCGGATGAAGCCGGCGAGGGAAAGGATGACAAAGGTGAGGCGGAGGATCACGGTAGTGCGGGAAGATCAGGCATCGGATCCTCGACGTCGAACGAAGAAAAATCGGGGGAGCAAGGCGATCGCTTGAACGGATGAAGCCGCCGGTCTTCCGGCCGCACGGCAGGCTCCAAATTTCTACGACGACGATGTGACGCTGCGCAGGTTCGCCAGAACGCGGGGCTTTTGCTCGACCGGGATGTCGAGTGCGTCGAGGCGCACAGAGATCTCTTCTGCCGGGATTCGGCCCGTTGAGATCAGCATCCGGACGAGGTCGAGATCCTTGGGTCGGGCGACCTGCAGTTTGATGGCCGCCAGATCGATGGGGTCGAGGGCTTTTGCCTTCGGGCATTCCGGGACGTCCACCAATCGCCCGCGCCAACCGGAGGGGAGGGTGTCGAGAATCGAGCTCCGGAGGACATCGGCGTGGTAGCCATGACGCCGGAAGTATGCCCGGTCTTCTCCCAGCGCTTCCTCAAGCATCGTCCCGGTCAGCTCATCGAAGGGCTCCGGGCAAATGTCGGCGTCGTAGGTGGAGGCGAGTGGAGCGGTGGCTTCACCCAGTTCCGGAAAGCTGGCGAGGAGGGAGGCGGAACCGAGTACCAGGAAGTCGAGGTCTTCCGCCAAGGCGGTCGCCGCCCGGATGAGGTGCTGGAGGGCGGTCAGATTCATGACGCGGGACGGGCATCGGCACGCAGCGGAAGTCCGACAAAGGGCGAGCACGACTTGATCGGCTCGGAGTCATGGTTCGGCGCCTCGAGAAACCCGATGAGTGCGTTCATGCCCGCATCGGACGCCATCGCGGTTCGGATCCGTTCACGCCAGCAGCGAATCGGCTCCGGGTGGACACGACCCAGCGTTTCCCACCGGTCCATGTTCTCGAGAGCGATCGCGAGATCTTCCGGGTGATCACGCAGGTGCGCGGCGATCCGCTTCCACTTCCGCGACCGGTCCTCACGATTGAAATGATGGTCCGAGGCTTCCATCCCGGAGAACTCTGCCTTCGGGCCGGGCTCGATGCAAGGCGATGAAACCGCCTTCGCCGAGGCTTCGGAAGGGGAGCCATCGAAGGTTGATTGGCTCGGGAGTGAGGCCCGTTTCCCAAACGGTTGTGGCTTGATTGGATTCACCGCCAAGTCGCCAAGGGCGCCAAGATGGATGTTGGAGCACTTGAACGGTCGTAGCCGCATGCGAGCGGATCACGACGACCGGCCTCACACCAGGACAGGGGCTACGAACCAACCGCGAAAGTCGCGAAAGGCCGCGAAATCCGAAGCAAGCGGGTATTTGAAACTATACAGATTTTGCGCGAATTCGCGATTTTCGCGGTTCAACCCCTTCATCGGGAATCGCGAAACGGCTACTGAATCGGATCAACCACGGATGGCTTTCCTTTGCGTGCTTGGCGACTTGGCGGTTCCATGCCTTGCCATCGGAAATCGTATCACACCCGCAGGAAGATCTTCTTCTTCCAAAGCACCCAGAGCACGAGCCATTCGATGAGGAGCGTGGTGGCGGCGAGGATGACGGGGCCGAAGTCGCCGGAGAGCCGGGCGATTCCTCCGGCGAAGAAAGTGGCGATGGCGGCGAAGGGGACGATTCGGGCGAGAAGGTAGATCGTCAGCGGATTCATGCCGACGATCTGCAGCGGCAGGCTCCAGTTGAAGCGGACGAAGTCGATGGCGAGGTGGAAGACGGCGAGCAGGACGAGCGAGATGCCGCCGGCATAGAGATTGAAGGTGCCGGTCCACCCGGCCTTGATCGGCGGGTATCCCAAGGTCTGGGACAGCCAGCCGGCCATGATGGCAACGCCGCCACAACCGGCGAGGAGGAGGACGTTCGCCAATCGGGGAGCCGGGGCTTTCCGCAATCGCTCGCCGGCAAAGGCTCCGGCGAGAGGAAGCACCGCGGCGGATACGAAGCAGAGGATGCCTTCCGGATCGAAGCTCCCGCCGTAGAGTCTTCCGGGCAGAAGGTGGCGGTCGATCCAGCCGTTGATGATGCCTTCCTCGGTGAGAACTCCGGCCCCATGGCCGGGCACGGGAACGAGGAGTTGGAGGACCGCGACGAGGACGAACAGTCCGGTCATCACCGCGATGCGGCCGCCGTTGTGCCGGACGAACAGCCAGGTCAGGGCGGCGAATCCGTAAGCCATGCCGATCTGGCCGAGCACGCTGGCAACGCGCAGCGTTTCGAAGCGGAGATCGAGGAGCCCGTTGTAGACCATGCCGAGAACCACCAGCAGCACGACCCGGCGGAGGATGCCGAGAGCGAGCTTGAGGCGGGACTTTCCTCCGTCCTGCTTCGCGCCGACCGACCACGGAATCGCGACGCCGGACAGGAACATGAAGAGCGGGAAGATGAGGTCGTAGGCGCGCAGGCCATCCCACGGCACGTGTTCCAGCTGGTGGGCCCAGGCATCGAGGAACGGGACATCGGTTGCCGCGGCGAGTCCGCGGAAGAAGGCGTCGAGCCCGATGATCCAGAGCATGTCGAAGCCGCGAAGCGCGTCGAGCGAGCGGAGGCGTCGGGTGGGTTCCATCGGGGACAGGCGTAGCGGAGGAATCCAGCGGGGAGAAGTGCGGGGTGGGACGATGCGGTTGCCCGGCGATGGGAGATCGGGCGCCGATTTGTAGCAGCGGGATGGATCCTGCGCGGGCACAGTCGCGACCACAGATGCGCGGCGTTCCCCACGCGGGCGGGCGCGTTCTTTGAATGGTAGAGGCGCAAATTCGCCAACAGCACCATGAACACGATCCACTCACTTGCCCGTCTGCTCGAAT is part of the Haloferula helveola genome and encodes:
- a CDS encoding 3'-5' exonuclease, which gives rise to MSEATPRPRRTPRRRSAPSSPKGNDAPRRSAPTKAETALLPAFEGLGHEQIHVPATRTECMDAVEQVIAAGLGGFDTEAKPTFKAGQKSDGPHVVQFALADRAFIFQLHRKECEKAAAVLIASGKVLKVGFGLKNDHGQIRDRLGIALSPVLDLDQVFRKLGYTRQIGVRGAMGALLKLGFKKSKSITTSNWAAPELRPNQLLYAANDAYAALKIMEALQRDGHLEP
- a CDS encoding helix-hairpin-helix domain-containing protein encodes the protein MILRLTFVILSLAGFIRAEPLERIEGCSLVPTDWADGDSFLVRIPEGKEELTVRLYGVDCIETRASDDSDARRLRAQRRYFGISDHGGTPQASIDAAKAWGKKATVRTRELLAKPFTLHTARADARGDGKHARIYGFITTAEGKDLAAQLVTEGLARAYGVYRETPDGLSRDDWKEELADLEFQAANRRAGIWKLTDWDRLPEERRIERAEEAELKIAIDGAQAEQGSINPNTAARDELMKLPGIGEVTANRIIEGREDGKYQTAEDLQRVNGIGTKTLERITPFLTFE
- a CDS encoding acyltransferase family protein → MEPTRRLRSLDALRGFDMLWIIGLDAFFRGLAAATDVPFLDAWAHQLEHVPWDGLRAYDLIFPLFMFLSGVAIPWSVGAKQDGGKSRLKLALGILRRVVLLVVLGMVYNGLLDLRFETLRVASVLGQIGMAYGFAALTWLFVRHNGGRIAVMTGLFVLVAVLQLLVPVPGHGAGVLTEEGIINGWIDRHLLPGRLYGGSFDPEGILCFVSAAVLPLAGAFAGERLRKAPAPRLANVLLLAGCGGVAIMAGWLSQTLGYPPIKAGWTGTFNLYAGGISLVLLAVFHLAIDFVRFNWSLPLQIVGMNPLTIYLLARIVPFAAIATFFAGGIARLSGDFGPVILAATTLLIEWLVLWVLWKKKIFLRV